TCCAGCCGGTGCCCTCGCGGCACGGCGTGCACTGGCCGCAGCTCTCGTGCTTGTAGAAATACGACAGCCGCGAGATGGCGCGGACGATGTCGGTCGACTTGTCCATGACGATGACCGCCGCGGTGCCGAGGCCCGAACGCAGCTTCTGCAGCGAGTCGAAGTCCATGACCAGATCGTTGCACTGCGACGCCGGCAGGCAGCGCACCGAGGCGCCGCCGGGGATGACGGCGAGCAGATTGTCCCAGCCGCCGCGCACGCCGCCAGCATGCTTCTCGATCAGCTCGCGGAGCGTGATGCCCATCTCTTCTTCGACGGTGCACGGCCGCTCGACGTGACCAGAGATGCAGAACAGCTTGGTCCCGACGTTGTTCGGCCGGCCGAAGCCAGCGAACCACGCCGCGCCGCGCCGCAGGATCGTTGGCGCCACCGCGATCGACTCGACGTTGTTCACCGTCGTCGGGCAGCCGTAAACGCCCATCGCCGCCGGGAACGGCGGCTTCATGCGCGGCATGCCCTTCTTGCCCTCGAGCGACTCGAGCAGCGCGGTTTCCTCCCCGCAAATGTAGGCGCCGGCGCCATGGTGGACGACCACGTCCATGTCCCAGCCGTGCTTGTTGTTCTTGCCGAGGAAGCCGGCCTCGTAGGCCTGATCGACCGCCGCCTGCAGCCGCTCGCGCTCGCGGATGAATTCGCCGCGCACGTAGATGAACGCGGTGTGCGCGCCCATCGCGAAGCCGGCAACCAGGCAGCCCTCGACCAGCGTGTGCGGATCGTGGCGCAGAATCTCGCGGTCCTTGCAGGTGCCGGGCTCGGACTCGTCGGCGTTGACGACGAGATAGTGCGGCCGCCCGTCCGACGTCTTCGGCATGAACGACCACTTGAGGCCGGTCGCGAAGCCGGCGCCGCCGCGGCCGCGCAGGCCCGACGCCTTCATCTCGTTGATGATCCAGTCGCGGCCCTTGTCGAGGATGTTCTTGGTGCCGTCCCACTGGCCGCGCTCCTGCGCGCCTTTGAGGCCCCAGTCGCCCTGGCCGTAAAGATTGGTGAAGATGCGGTCCTTGTCGGCGAGCATGTCAGACCTTCGACACCGGGTCGGGCTTCTTGTCTTCCGGATTGGCTTTCAGCGGCGCCGTCGGCGCGGGCGACTCGCGCTGGCTGGCGCCTTCCGTCGGCTTCTTGGCGTCCGCATCGGTCAGCGCCGGCTGCGGCGGCGTCCACGGCTGCGGGCCGGGCCGATAGATGTCGCTGCCCAAAGTCTTGGGGCCGCCCACCGGCGCCGAAAATTTGCGATCGACCTGCGGGCCGGGCTTCGGCTTCCGGCCGGCGGCGAAATCGTCGAGCAGCTTGTTGAAGCTTTCGACGGTCAGGTCCTCGTAGGTATCGGCCTTCACCTGCACTAGCGGTGCGTTCACGCACGCCCCAACGCACTCGACCTCCTCCCACGAGAAGGCACCGTCGGCCGAGATGTGGAACTGCTCCGGATGAATGCGGTCGTGGCAGACCTTCTTGATGTCCCCGGCACCGCGCAGCCAGCACGGCGTCGTGCCACACACCTGAATGTGCGCCTTGGCGCCGACCGGCTCGAGCAGGAACATCGTGTAGAACGTCGCGATCTCGAGCACGCGGATGCGCGCCATGTCGAGGAACTCGGCGACGGCGCGGATCGCGGGTTCGCTGACCCAGCCTTCCTGTTCCTGCGCCCGCCAAAGAAGCGAGATCACCGCCGAGGCCTGGCGCCCCTCCGGATACTTCTGCACCTCACGCTTCGCCCACGCGAGATTCTCTTCGCTGAAGGCGAAGCTCGCGGGTTGATGTTCGGCTAGGCGGCGGACAGACATGGCTTGAGCGGCGGTCCTACTTGTACTCGTTGCAGGCGAGCGTGACGAACGAGCCGTTGGTGTACGATTGCAGGTCGGTGTAGCAGGTCGCGACCTGTGTACCCTTGGTGAGCAGGAACATCATCGCATCGACATCGACGGTCGACCCGGCGCGCTTCACGGCGTCATGCGGAATGTACGTCGCCTGCAGGATGACGTAGCCGTCGTTGAGCAGATCGCGCATCACCGGGTTCGGCGCCGCCGGCGTGTCCGTGGTCTTGGCCTCGGTTTTATGCTCGGCGCCGGGCCCCGTCGTCTGCCGGTCCTCCGCCAGCGCCGGCGATGCCAGCGCGCCGGCAAGCGCTCCCAGTACAAGCAAGCGCAATGTCGCGTTCATCGATCAACCTCCCCGAAGACGATATCGAGCGAACCCAGAATGGCGGTGACGTCGGCAAGCATATGCCCGCGCGTCATGTGGTCCATCCCGGAAAGATGGGCGAAGCCCGGCGCGCGGATCTTGCAGCGGTAGGGCTTGTTGGAGCCGTCGGCGACGAGGTACACGCCGAACTCGCCCTTGGGCGCTTCGACCGCGGCGTAAACCTCGCCGGCCGGCACGTGGTAGCCCTCGGTGTAGAGCTTGAAGTGATGGATGATCGCTTCCATCGAGCGCTTCATCTCGCCCCGCTTCGGCGGCACCACCTTGCCGTCGGTGGAGGCGACCGGCCCCTTGCCGTCCGGCCGGTTCATCAGCTTGATGACCTGCTTCATGATCCGGATCGACTGGCGCATCTCTTCCATGCGGATGAGATAGCGGTCGTAGCAGTCGCCGTTCTTGCCAACCGGAATATCGAAGTCGAGCTCGGCGTAGCATTCGTAGGGCTGCGACTTGCGCAGGTCCCACGCCGCGCCCGAGCCGCGCACCATGACGCCGGAGAAGCCCCACTTCCACGCGTCTTCCAGCGTGATCACGCCGATATCGACGTTGCGCTGCTTGAAGATGCGGTTGTTGGTGAGCAGCCGGTCGACGTCGTCGACGACCTTGAGGAACGGATCGCAGAACGCCTCGATGTCATCGACGAGCTGCTGCGGCAAATCCTGGTGCACCCCGCCCGGCCGGAAATACGCCGCATGCATACGCGAGCCCGAGGCACGCTCGTAGAAGATCATCATCTTCTCGCGTTCCTCGAAGCCCCAGAGCGGCGGCGTCAGCGCGCCGACGTCGAGCGCCATCGCCGGCACGCCCAGCATATGGTTGAGCAGCCGCCCGATCTCGGAATAGAGCACGCGGATGAGCTGCCCGCGGCGCGGCACCGTGATGCCCAGCAGCTTCTCGACGGCCAGCGCGAACGCATGCTCCTGATTCATCGGCGCGACGTAGTCGAGCCGGTCAAAGTACGGCACCGCCTGCAGGTAGGTCTTGTGCTCGATCAGTTTTTCCGTGCCGCGATGGAGCAGCCCGATGTGCGGATCGACGCGCTCAATGACCTCGCCATCCAGTTCGAGAACCAGCCGAAGCACGCCGTGCGCAGCAGGGTGCTGCGGGCCGAAGTTCAGCGTGAAGGTGCGGACGTCGGTCTCAGACATAGCGAATAGCGAATGGCGAATGGCGAATAGAAAAATGCATGGCTATTCGCTCTTGTCCTGAAGAGATCGGATCAGCGCACGAAGCATCTTGCCTACCTCGGTGCATCGTCCGAGCACGGGCTCGACTGCGTCTGATGTTGCAAATCCAACCCGCTGCGCAAGCAGCAAATGCGTCTCCAGTTCTTTCGTCGAGCCCTGCGCAATCCGAAGCGACTGGACGAACGATCCAGTAGTCTCGCGACCGTGCCCCTCCGCGATATTGGCCGCGATCGAAGCTGCGGCGCGCCTGATTTGCGAGGTGAGACCGAACATCTCTTCCCGAGGGAAATTGGCGGTTAGCCGATAGCAATCTTCCGCCAGCGCCATGGCCGTCTGCCACACGACTAGGTCGCGATAGGACTGGAAGGTATTGCTCAAGACTCATCTCTGTTTCTATTCGCTATTCGCCACTCACTATTCGCTCAGTTCTTCGCCTTCTCATCCCCGGGCAGCACGTATTCCGTGCCCTCCCACGGCGAGAGGAAATCGAAATCGCGGAATTCCTGCGCCAGCCGCACGGGCTCGTAGACGACGCGCTTCTGCTCGTCGTCGTAGCGCACCTCGACAAAGCCGGTCAGCGGGAAGTCCTTGCGCATCGGATGCCCCTCGAAGCCGTAGTCGGTGAGCAGGCGGCGGAGGTCGGGATGGCCGGTGAAGGTGATGCCGTAAAGGTCGTACGCCTCGCGCTCGAACCAGTCGGCGCCGGGATAGACGCTGGTGATCGACGGCACCGGCGTATCCTCGTCGGTCATCACCTTGACGCGGATACGCACGTTCTGGCGCGGGCTGAGAAGGTGATAGACGACGTCGAACCGCTTCTCGCGCGACGGATAGTCGACGCCGCAAACGTCGATGAGATTGATGAAGCCGAGGCGCGGATCGTCGTTGAGATATTTGACGAACGGCACGATCTCATCGCCGGCAACCGTCACCGTCAGCTCGTGGAAGGCGACGCTCCAGCCCAAAACGGCGCCGCCGCGGTCAGCCGCGATCAGTTCGCCGAGGGTTTTCAGCGTCTCGTCCACCTATCGCCTCAGCGTTCGATCGTTCCGGTGCGCCGGATCTTCTTCTGCAGAAGCAGCACGCCATAGAGCAGCGCCTCGGCCGTCGGCGGACAGCCGGGCACGTAGACATCGACCGGCACGACGCGGTCGCAGCCGCGCACCACCGCGTAGGAGTAGTGGTAGTAGCCGCCGCCGTTGGCGCATGAGCCCATCGAGATGACGTAGCGCGGCTCCGGCATCTGGTCGTAGACCTTGCGGAGCGCCGGGGCCATCTTGTTGGTCAAGGTGCCGGCGACGATCATCACGTCGGCCTGGCGGGGCGAGGCGCGCGGCGCCACGCCGAAGCGCTCGAGGTCATAGCGCGGCCCGGAAACCTGCATCAGCCCCTCGACCGCGCAGCACGCGAGCCCGAAGGTCATCCACATCAGCGAGCCGGTGCGCGCCCACGTGATCAGGTCGTCGGTCGCGGTGACGAGGAAGCCCTTGTCGGCGAGCTCGTTGTTGACCTCGAGGAAGAACGGATCGTCGTTCCGCGCCGTCGGCTTGCCGGCGGGCGTGACGAGCGGCTTGGTGGCGGGCGCTAATCCCATTCCAGCGCTCCCTTCCGCCACTCGTAGATGAAGCCGACGGTGAGGACGCCGAGGAACACGATCATCGACCAGAAGCCGAACATGCCGATGCCGCCGAAGGCCACCGCCCACGGGAACAGGAACGCGACCTCGAGGTCGAAGATGATGAACAGGATGGCGACGAGGTAGAAGCGGATGTCGAACTGCATGCGAGCGTCGTCGAAGGCATCGAAGCCGCATTCGTAAGCGGAGAGTTTCGCGGGCGTCGGGTTCTTGTAGGCGACGATGAACGGCGCCACGAGCAGCGCCAGACCGATCAGCGCCGCCACACCCATGAAGATGACCACTGGCAGGTAGGCGCTGAGCAGGGCTTCCATTTCAACCTCAACAACTGGCCCGCGGCCGCAGCTTGTTGCACCGCAATACTAGCGGCAAAGCCCCGGCATGGCGAGCATTTGGATGATCAGCCGGACGGCGGAAAACCCAAGGAATCTGGCGGCGGCGAGCCGCGTTCGTGGCTTAGCCGAGGCCCGCAAGGGGCGCAAGCCTGAAACAGTTCCAAGCGGGCGCTCTGCGACCGTTTGGCCACACCGGACGGGCCGGTGCCGCCGCCACGCGTTGCCCGCGAGTCAGGGAACGGCAGTCGGGCAAGGCTTCTTCCAGCAGACCGCCTGTGGATTACGGGCATCACTCCAAGTGGATAGGAGAGCCGGGCGCGCGGATGTGTTTGGCTAAGCCGGCATTTCAGAAATTCTTCTGGCTTGGAGGCCCCATGAAATTTGCGATCGCAGCGACGGCGATTACCGTCCTTTCAGTGTCAGGCGCGCACGCGGCCGATCTCAGTTACGGCACGCCGAACGCGCAGTTGTATTCGCCGGTTTCGGCGGTGAATTGGACGGGCCCGCATATCGGCATCAATATCGGTGCCGGTAGCGGCAACGTCAGTGGCAGCTACAGCGGCACGCTGTTCGGTGGCAGCGTCGATGGCCAACCGGTCGTCCCCTTTGGAACCAGCGGTGTCATAGGCGGCGTGCAACTCGGCTACGACATACAGAGCGGCCCATGGGTGTTCGGCATCGAAGGCGATATCGACGCTTCCGGCATCACAGGCAGCGGCCGCCAGTTCTCGGGCAGCACCAACGTCGATGCCAGTTCCAGACTTAACTGGCTTGGCACGTTCCGCGGGCGTCTTGGCTACGCCTTCGACCAATGGCTGCTTTACGTGACCGGCGGTCTTGCCGTCGCCAACAACACCGTGACGGTCGTGGCGACCGGCACCAGCCCCGGCAACGCGTCGAGCACCCAAACCCATACCGGCTGGACGCTCGGGGTCGGAGGCGAATATTCGCTGAGCCAGCACTGGTCGATCGGCGCTGAGTATCGCTACCTCGACCTTGGCACGAAGACCTACACGGATCCGGTCAACCTCCCCGGCGGTAGCGCGGCCGTGCACCTGACCGACAACGTCTTCCTGGCGAAGATCAACTACCACTGGTAAGCGCGCTTCGGCGCCGCGCCAAAAGAAGCCCGCCGGTTTGGCGGGCTTTTTTCATGCGGCAGCCTCCTAGGGAGGCGCGTTGAAGGTCCAACGGACGAACGGTCCCCAGTCGGTAAGATCGGATTTCACCGCGAGGGCGCTCGACTCGTAGGCGGGCCGCGCGTTCCACCACTGCTCGGCACGCACGCCGAGCGTCAGAAGCCCGGCCGGCGACGTGTGATAGTCGACGCCGAGGGTAGCTTCCGCGTTGAGCACGGTCGCCGCGGCGGAGGTCACCGGCGTCGTGTTTTCCCCCACGACGGTGCGCTGTCCGGAACCAGCCGACATAGTCGACCACGCGATCGTGCGTGAGAGCGGCAATGTGCTCGCCGTCGTGCAGCTGCTGCTGCACCGCCCGTGCGAAGCTGCCGAACTCGTAGCGCGTGAATGGGTCCATGCCGGCCAGGAAATCGATCAGGATCCCGTACACTTCGTACGACGCCTGCAGTCGCAGGATCGTGAAGTCGTCCGGACCCCGCCGATCGTGCATCGATTATGTCGGAAGAAATGGCGGGAGCGACGGGGCTCGAACCCGCGACCTCCGGCGTGACAGGCCGGCACTCTAACCAACTGAGCTACGCCCCCGCGGGCGGCGGTAATTTTACCGCAGGCGGCGTGAGTAAGGGAGGGTCGTGGTCAAGTCAAGGCGAGGGTTGACCGGAACCCCCG
The sequence above is drawn from the Bauldia sp. genome and encodes:
- the nuoF gene encoding NADH-quinone oxidoreductase subunit NuoF, which codes for MLADKDRIFTNLYGQGDWGLKGAQERGQWDGTKNILDKGRDWIINEMKASGLRGRGGAGFATGLKWSFMPKTSDGRPHYLVVNADESEPGTCKDREILRHDPHTLVEGCLVAGFAMGAHTAFIYVRGEFIRERERLQAAVDQAYEAGFLGKNNKHGWDMDVVVHHGAGAYICGEETALLESLEGKKGMPRMKPPFPAAMGVYGCPTTVNNVESIAVAPTILRRGAAWFAGFGRPNNVGTKLFCISGHVERPCTVEEEMGITLRELIEKHAGGVRGGWDNLLAVIPGGASVRCLPASQCNDLVMDFDSLQKLRSGLGTAAVIVMDKSTDIVRAISRLSYFYKHESCGQCTPCREGTGWMWRVLERMADGNAEKREIDMLLEVTTKIEGHTICALGDAAAWPVQGLIAHFRPEIERRIETYQARGKWKAPVMEAAE
- the nuoE gene encoding NADH-quinone oxidoreductase subunit NuoE, translating into MSVRRLAEHQPASFAFSEENLAWAKREVQKYPEGRQASAVISLLWRAQEQEGWVSEPAIRAVAEFLDMARIRVLEIATFYTMFLLEPVGAKAHIQVCGTTPCWLRGAGDIKKVCHDRIHPEQFHISADGAFSWEEVECVGACVNAPLVQVKADTYEDLTVESFNKLLDDFAAGRKPKPGPQVDRKFSAPVGGPKTLGSDIYRPGPQPWTPPQPALTDADAKKPTEGASQRESPAPTAPLKANPEDKKPDPVSKV
- a CDS encoding NADH-quinone oxidoreductase subunit D, which gives rise to MSETDVRTFTLNFGPQHPAAHGVLRLVLELDGEVIERVDPHIGLLHRGTEKLIEHKTYLQAVPYFDRLDYVAPMNQEHAFALAVEKLLGITVPRRGQLIRVLYSEIGRLLNHMLGVPAMALDVGALTPPLWGFEEREKMMIFYERASGSRMHAAYFRPGGVHQDLPQQLVDDIEAFCDPFLKVVDDVDRLLTNNRIFKQRNVDIGVITLEDAWKWGFSGVMVRGSGAAWDLRKSQPYECYAELDFDIPVGKNGDCYDRYLIRMEEMRQSIRIMKQVIKLMNRPDGKGPVASTDGKVVPPKRGEMKRSMEAIIHHFKLYTEGYHVPAGEVYAAVEAPKGEFGVYLVADGSNKPYRCKIRAPGFAHLSGMDHMTRGHMLADVTAILGSLDIVFGEVDR
- a CDS encoding four helix bundle protein translates to MSNTFQSYRDLVVWQTAMALAEDCYRLTANFPREEMFGLTSQIRRAAASIAANIAEGHGRETTGSFVQSLRIAQGSTKELETHLLLAQRVGFATSDAVEPVLGRCTEVGKMLRALIRSLQDKSE
- a CDS encoding NADH-quinone oxidoreductase subunit C, which codes for MKTLGELIAADRGGAVLGWSVAFHELTVTVAGDEIVPFVKYLNDDPRLGFINLIDVCGVDYPSREKRFDVVYHLLSPRQNVRIRVKVMTDEDTPVPSITSVYPGADWFEREAYDLYGITFTGHPDLRRLLTDYGFEGHPMRKDFPLTGFVEVRYDDEQKRVVYEPVRLAQEFRDFDFLSPWEGTEYVLPGDEKAKN
- a CDS encoding NADH-quinone oxidoreductase subunit B family protein, giving the protein MGLAPATKPLVTPAGKPTARNDDPFFLEVNNELADKGFLVTATDDLITWARTGSLMWMTFGLACCAVEGLMQVSGPRYDLERFGVAPRASPRQADVMIVAGTLTNKMAPALRKVYDQMPEPRYVISMGSCANGGGYYHYSYAVVRGCDRVVPVDVYVPGCPPTAEALLYGVLLLQKKIRRTGTIER
- a CDS encoding NADH-quinone oxidoreductase subunit A, encoding MEALLSAYLPVVIFMGVAALIGLALLVAPFIVAYKNPTPAKLSAYECGFDAFDDARMQFDIRFYLVAILFIIFDLEVAFLFPWAVAFGGIGMFGFWSMIVFLGVLTVGFIYEWRKGALEWD
- a CDS encoding outer membrane protein, giving the protein MKFAIAATAITVLSVSGAHAADLSYGTPNAQLYSPVSAVNWTGPHIGINIGAGSGNVSGSYSGTLFGGSVDGQPVVPFGTSGVIGGVQLGYDIQSGPWVFGIEGDIDASGITGSGRQFSGSTNVDASSRLNWLGTFRGRLGYAFDQWLLYVTGGLAVANNTVTVVATGTSPGNASSTQTHTGWTLGVGGEYSLSQHWSIGAEYRYLDLGTKTYTDPVNLPGGSAAVHLTDNVFLAKINYHW